Proteins co-encoded in one Malus sylvestris chromosome 7, drMalSylv7.2, whole genome shotgun sequence genomic window:
- the LOC126629909 gene encoding disease resistance protein RUN1-like, with the protein MAVVRDREASSSDSSTYHVFLSFRGKDTRKTFTDHLYEAFVSAGLRTFRDDDELERGEDIKSELPIAIQHSRSSVIVFSKDYASSKWCLDELVMILERKKASKHVVIPVFYDIDPSEVRKQTGTFAKAFSRHQKNLSLSKDRVNGWRAALAEVADLAGMVLQNENDGHEAQFIKKIVKVIEAKLSRTPLSVAPYLVGINSRVEEITLWLQDGSSDVGIFVICGIGGIGKTTIAQVVYNSNFSRFEGRSFLENIREISERPNGLVQVQMQLLYDILGGREVKIHSISEGIIKIKDVISCKKVFLVLDDVDHTSQLDAILRMRDWFYPGSKIIITTRRAGLLKSQKAVKVHNVKTLNHVESLELFSWHAFGQDHPIDGYIELSERVVSNSGGLPLALQVLGSSLSGQNLDVWESALKKLEAIPNSDIVNKLRISYDSLQDDHDKNLFLHIACFFIGKDKDVIVKILDGCGFFTTVGIQNLSDRCLVTVDEYNKVKMHQMIRDMGREIVRQESKELEKRSRLWNHNDSLNVLREKNGSKKIEGLALNMHLVDHPSRKSNMVVLETKAFKRMVKLRLLQLSYVQLNGCYEEFPNGLRWLYWLKFPLDSIPSDLLLESLVVLEMHYSSLRQIWKGTKYLPALKILDLIHSHDLIETPDFSSVPNLERFSLEDCVSLVYVHESIGNLEKLVYLNMKDCRNITKLPKSISMLKSLETLIVSGCLSLIDFSMEIGKMESLKVFLGDQIPIIRLHTTTLPCTLVVLSLTECNLSDDAFPRDFGNLPSLQRLDLSSNPICNLPDCIRGLTGLDHLAFSQCSKLKSLVGLPRVAELVTVHSESLEKITFQTISCIPERFMHGYNFKLAEVEYWYKLEPIERVDVEMIKLLGLCNLESMKAIRMFIPDMLYRNGMIRPIEGLYEYGIFSTFLPGNEVPGRFSHTSKGSSISFTLPSLPNLKIQGLNIFSVYANSGVYHFSSMPNPVMIKISNQSKDLKWIYGPSCYGIPDDGNDMTWLSHWKLGNRLECGDEVTVSVFTRPPFLVKECGIQLVHEREVEIMSTQDYNIDPCHSFYKDLEEFVPGTYFLWGGPMVKDKDYVFSWQKEDWFRGIFGDSNQENDQEEGQQVGDKPLAIAVAAAEALAEAERASNSGGRRGCKIFVIFTAVFFLFVSLVFSRFPLSQS; encoded by the exons ATGGCTGTCGTTAGAGATCGAGAAGCTTCGTCTTCCGATTCTAGTACTTATCACGTGTTCTTGAGTTTTAGAGGCAAAGACACTCGCAAGACTTTTACTGACCACCTCTATGAAGCCTTTGTCAGTGCAGGCCTTCGAACTTTCCGAGATGATGATGAACTTGAGAGAGGGGAAGATATTAAGTCGGAGCTGCCGATAGCAATCCAACACTCTCGAAGTTCAGTCATAGTGTTTTCGAAAGACTACGCTTCTTCCAAGTGGTGCCTTGACGAGCTTGTGATGATCCTTGAACGGAAAAAGGCCTCTAAGCATGTAGTTATACCAGTGTTTTATGACATTGATCCATCGGAGGTGAGGAAGCAGACTGGAACCTTTGCGAAAGCATTTTCTAGACACCAAAAAAATCTATCTTTGAGCAAGGACAGGGTAAATGGATGGAGGGCAGCACTTGCAGAAGTTGCAGATCTAGCAGGGATGGTCTTACAAAATGAAAATGACGG GCACGAGGCGCAGTTTATCAAGAAAATTGTTAAAGTGATTGAAGCCAAATTAAGTCGCACACCATTAAGTGTTGCCCCTTACCTGGTTGGTATCAATTCTCGAGTAGAAGAGATTACTTTATGGTTACAAGATGGATCATCCGATGTTGGCATATTTGTAATTTGTGGTATTGGTGGAATAGGGAAGACAACCATTGCGCAAGTTGTTTACAATTCAAatttttcaagatttgaagGAAGAAGCTTCCTTGAAAATATCAGGGAAATTTCAGAAAGACCTAATGGCTTGGTACAAGTTCAAATGCAACTTCTCTATGATATATTGGGTGGGAGAGAAGTGAAGATACATAGTATAAGCGAGGGAATAATTAAGATTAAAGATGTCATTAGCTGTAAAAAAGTTTTTCTCGTTCTTGATGATGTAGATCATACGAGCCAATTAGATGCAATACTTAGAATGCGAGATTGGTTTTATCCAGGTAGTAAAATCATTATAACAACTAGGCGTGCAGGGTTGTTAAAGTCTCAGAAGGCTGTTAAGGTACATAAtgttaaaactctaaatcatgtTGAATCATTGGAGCTCTTTAGTTGGCATGCTTTTGGACAAGACCATCCAATTGATGGTTACATCGAGCTTTCAGAAAGAGTGGTAAGCAATAGCGGAGGGCTTCCATTAGCTCTTCAAGTTTTGGGTTCCTCTCTATCAGGGCAAAATTTAGATGTATGGGAAAGTGCATTGAAGAAATTGGAAGCTATTCCAAATAGTGACATCGTGAATAAGCTTAGAATAAGCTACGATTCTTTACAAGATGACCATGACAAAAATTTATTCCTCCACATTGCATGTTTCTTTATTGGAAAGGATAAGGATGTCATTGTCAAAATACTAGATGGATGCGGCTTCTTTACAACTGTTGGCATTCAAAATCTCAGTGACCGATGTTTGGTAACAGTTGATGAATATAATAAAGTGAAGATGCATCAAATGATTCGGGACATGGGAAGAGAAATTGTTCGCCAAGAATCGAAAGAGCTTGAGAAACGTAGCAGATTATGGAATCATAACGATTCTCTCAATGTCTTGAGAGAAAAGAAT ggttcaaaaaaaattgaaggtcTTGCCCTGAACATGCATCTTGTAGACCACCCTTCAAGAAAATCGAATATGGTTGTCTTGGAAACCAAGGCATTTAAAAGGATGGTCAAGTTGAGATTGCTCCAGCTTAGTTATGTACAACTTAATGGATGCTATGAAGAATTTCCTAATGGATTGAGATGGTTGTATTGGCTTAAATTCCCCTTGGACTCTATACCTAGTGATCTTCTTTTAGAGAGCTTGGTTGTTCTTGAAATGCACTACAGCAGCTTAAGACAAATATGGAAGGGAACAAAG TATCTTCCAGCATTAAAGATCCTTGATCTCATCCATTCCCATGATCTCATTGAAACCCCTGACTTCTCATCGGTCCCCAATCTAGAAAGATTTAGTCTTGAAGATTGTGTAAGTTTGGTTTATGTCCATGAATCCATTGGAAATCTAGAGAAGCTTGTTTACTTGAATATGAAAGATTGCAGAAATATTACGAAGCTTCCGAAGAGCATTTCTATGCTTAAGTCACTGGAAACGCTTATTGTATCTGGTTGTTTAAGTCTTATTGATTTTTCCATGGAAATAGGAAAGATGGAATCTCTAAAAGTGTTTCTAGGAGATCAAATTCCAATTATTAGATTACACACTACCACTTTACCCTGCACCTTAGTGGTTTTAAGTTTAACGGAATGCAATCTTTCTGATGATGCTTTTCCAAGGGATTTTGGTAACTTACCCTCCTTGCAGAGATTGGATCTAAGTAGCAATCCAATTTGTAACCTACCAGATTGCATCAGAGGCCTTACGGGGCTCGATCACCTTGCATTTTCCCAGTGTTCGAAGCTCAAATCGCTTGTGGGACTACCGAGAGTTGCAGAATTAGTTACTGTCCATTCTGAATCCTTGGAAAAAATAACATTTCAAACAATTTCGTGCATCCCGGAGAGGTTTATGCATGGTTACAACTTTAAACTTGCTGAGGTTGAGTACTGGTATAAGTTAGAACCCATTGAAAGAGTTGATGTAGAAATGATCAAACTTTTGGGATTGTGCAACTTGGAATCCATGAAAGCCATCAGGATGTTCATCCCAGATATGCTATATCGGAATGGCATGATCCGTCCCATTGAg GGATTGTATGAATATGGTATATTCAGCACATTTCTTCCTGGAAACGAGGTTCCAGGCCGGTTCAGTCATACAAGTAAAGGGTCCTCAATATCTTTTACTTTGCCTTCACTTCCTAATCTCAAGATCCAAGGCTTGAATATCTTCTCCGTCTATGCAAATTCTGGTGTGTATCATTTTTCTAGTATGCCTAATCCAGTAATGATCAAAATAAGTAACCAAAGCAAGGACCTTAAGTGGATCTATGGCCCCTCCTGCTACGGCATTCCAGATGATGGAAACGACATGACATGGTTAAGCCACTGGAAGTTGGGGAATCGATTAGAATGTGGCGATGAAGTGACTGTTTCCGTATTTACACGTCCTCCATTTCTAGTGAAAGAGTGCGGCATCCAACTTGTGCACGAGCGAGAAGTCGAGATCATGAGCACCCAAGACTACAACATAGACCCTTGCCATTCCTTTTATAAGGATTTGGAAGAATTTGTTCCAGGAACGTACTTCCTGTGGGGTGGACCCATGGTGAAAGATAAAGATTATGTTTTTAGTTGGCAAAAGGAAGATTGGTTCCGCGGCATCTTTGGAGACTCTAATCAAGAGAATG ACCAAGAAGAAGGGCAGCAGGTGGGCGATAAGCCGCTTGCGATTGCAGTTGCAGCAGCAGAGGCATTGGCAGAAGCAGAGAGAGCAAGCAATAGCGGCGGTCGAAGAGGCTGCAAGATTTTCGTTATATTCACCGCTGTCTTCTTTCTCTTCGTTTCTTTAGTATTCTCTCGCTTTCCTCTCTCTCAGTCATGA
- the LOC126627698 gene encoding GATA transcription factor 4-like, translating to MEDFFPVEDLLDLSNDALFSPSAASSTDSMDLHHHPPPSDHLHGTTTTTSPFAPATTYTDFTNNLCVPSDDVAELEWLSRFVDDSFTDFPTTDLTGSASFQNEASFMFPSRVRTKRSKWAGPADPQNSPARPNRPKREPSEASPSPLRCTHCASEKTPQWRAGPMGPKTLCNACGVRYKSGRLVPEYRPAASPTFVLTQHSNSHRKVLELRRQKEASQQQAPQEQPQQHRPHQQQFYLHRDEFRVC from the exons atggaAGACTTCTTCCCCGTCGAAGACCTTCTGGATTTGTCAAACGACGCCCTTTTCTCCCCCTCCGCTGCTTCTTCCACCGATTCCATGGACCTCCACCACCATCCGCCGCCATCTGACCACCTCcacggcaccaccaccaccacctcccctTTCGCCCCCGCCACCACCTACACCGACTTCACCAACAACCTCTGTGTCCCT AGTGATGACGTGGCGGAACTGGAGTGGCTATCGCGCTTCGTCGACGACTCCTTTACCGACTTCCCCACCACCGACCTAACCGGTTCCGCATCCTTCCAAAACGAAGCGTCCTTCATGTTTCCCAGTCGGGTCCGCACCAAACGCTCCAAATGGGCCGGCCCGGCCGACCCCCAAAACTCCCCCGCGAGGCCCAACAGGCCTAAGAGAGAGCCGTCGGAAGCGTCCCCTTCACCGCTCAGGTGCACGCACTGCGCCTCGGAGAAGACGCCGCAGTGGCGGGCAGGACCGATGGGCCCCAAGACTCTCTGCAACGCGTGCGGGGTCCGGTACAAGTCGGGTCGGCTCGTGCCCGAGTACCGGCCGGCGGCGAGTCCGACCTTTGTGCTGACTCAGCACTCGAACTCGCACCGGAAGGTTCTGGAGCTCCGTCGCCAGAAGGAGGCTTCTCAGCAGCAGGCACCGCAAGAGCAACCACAGCAACACCGTCCGCATCAGCAGCAATTCTATCTTCACCGCGACGAGTTTCGAGTTTGCTGA